AAAATTAGTTGTGACAGTGTTACTAGTCAAACAGGTTTTATTTATGAGGATTTTACATGTGCATTTTCCCCTGTTTTTCAGCTAGGTTGACAAGTTTGCAAGAAGAGAAAGCAGCAATTAGAGATCAAAAGGTTTGATAGTTTAATTATTGTAAGTTCACTCATTTGTGTGTTGGTCAAGGATGGGAATAACTAATTGTTGTATGTACCTACTTGTGATTTTGTAGGAGGAAGCAAGACAAGACAATGTGGGAATGGAACTCTACCCAACCGGCTCCACTATACCAGATTGTTCTCATGCATGTGGACCGTGCTCTCCTTGCAAGAGGGTCATGGTGAGTTTCAAGTGCACGATTGCAGAGTCTTGCCCCATGGTTTACAAATGCATCTGTAAAGGAAAATACTACCATGTACCCTCCAATCGATGAccattaattttgttttttattttgttgatcATTGTTGTAATTCTGAAGATGATAGTGATTTGAGTTAGACAATTTTACCATTTGGAGATGCTTAGATTGATTAGAAACACGGTTCAAAACCATGGAAGAAATTTTCATGACTCTGTTTTTTGTTGCTTGCTTGTGGTTTTTAAAATGACCCTGTCCTAAACCAGATATAAAATGAACTAAAGATGAAAGATCTATTCCTATCGAAAATAAAAACAGCTAGCCATCTAAGCTAAGTAAATCATCTAAGGCGAATGGAAGAACGATTTCGTAAAATGTCAATTACATAGTTAAAAGttatggcttatcaaaaaaaaaagttaaaagtttacaatatattaaaatatatcaACCATGACCTGTACAATGATATGTGTTCACCTCAACAATGAAGTAGGGAGTTAAGTCTTCATCCATAATCCAACCAAATTACCTACATGAGTGTTTGTGGACTGTGGGGGATGACAAAAATGGGTTATGTTGAGGAACTTCTAATGAGAATGATAGTGAAGTCTGCTAGGGGGTCTTCGTTCTTGGCCGAATGATGAGTTGTGAGGACCTGCTCGTTAACATTCCGAGAACCCTAAGTTAGAGAGTGGATAATAAGCGGGGTAAGAAAATATGAAGTTAAGTCGCCTTTGATTTACTTGTAAAAGAAGGGTTTGGGGTTTCCTAGGTATCGTGGTACGGTGTATTGGGGCGTTGCTCTGACCGGGTGGTCATTGGATCCATCTACCTGTCTCACTGCGTGGTTGTGAGTGTGATTGCATGTGGGCTTAGCTTCATTGAGCGCATCACTTACGAGTTAGGTAGGGCTTCATTGACCTTGATGGGACGCACGAATGCAACGTGTAATGCTCTGAATTTCGAGGGTCACCACAATAACCCTTCCATAAATAAATATCTTGTTTTCTTTAACTGCATAAAAAGTGCAGGTGAATTATTttcaaagcattttcaaaacatatcatgcatactcccaacaataaataaatataccTTTGACCTCAACCAAGGCAAGTACCTGAAGGTAACGATAGATGCATATAACATATACAACACATAAAATAAAGAACTAGACTCGATAATGAAATCCTGTAAGTAAGAAGACTCCATAAGTCCGATATACACCGTAAGATCTCGATACAGAAGAACCGCATGAAAGCAATGTATAGAACCTACCCTATCCCACAAATACAGACCCAACCGGTCAAAACCCTATGCGCCTTGCCCTAACACAGCAAGCACTCTACCCAAGAAGGCACGCCAAACATGCCTGTGGTACATTGTGCGTCTGGTCCTCGTCCCCGAACTCGTCATAGTTTGGTGGTGACGCCTGAGGTACATCCACAGAGGAAGAAGTGCGAGGTCCAATTTCGTATAACAGTTCATCATAAGACGATACGATACACAACAACATACAATATCAGGCAATGTAAGCAATCACAAATACCACATATGAGCAGTAACACCATAATTAACAAAACATGTTATCAGCCCAAATTCTTATTCTTAACTTAATGATTAATGtacttaaaaaataatattaagtaTTTGTTACTCATATCATCATCATagaattttcattaaaaatatttttcaaattttaccaatttctatttaattatttaaaatttaataatttattcttaatgatgatttaaaatatcattaaattaaTATATCATCTAAATTTAATCATTGATTTTGACCTTACTTATTAATTATTAAGTTATTAATTATtaactttaaaaattaatttattcatgTAATTGATAATGGAAATTAATTACTTGGTATCTTGAATAAATAACTTTGAGCAATATGTATTATTTAACTATTCAATTTTCATTATCAAAATATtactaattatatttttaataaagtcaaatatcattaaaaatttattttttacttaatttGTCAATAATACTTCTTCAAGTCAACATTTTATTTTAGTAGAAATTGATATATAAATATGGAAACGAAATATTCAATTTTAATTACATCACATGGCGCGTTACTTTATTGAATGCATATAAAACTAAAGAACCTCTCTTACATTCGATTTCACAAGTGAAAGCTAAACATTATTTTCAAAGTATATACACACAATGAAAATTATCTCCTACTTTTCCATTCTCCTTTTGGTTCTCTCCCTTGATCTTGGTATGCATATAGCATTTTTATAAATTCAAGATCTTACGTTTTTTCCTTTCTGATTTATTGGTTTTAGTTGCTTGGCTAGTGATTGTGCATGATTGAATAAACTATTTTATGCAGGAAATCAAGTGCAGATGTCAAAGGCGGACATATGTACATATAATGTGCCAGATTATGTTTGCGGGGCTACAGATCCTTCAGCATGTGACAGCATTTGCAAAGAAGTAATAACAGGACGCAGTGTAACCGGAAAATGTGATACAACTACGAGTCACTGCATTTGTAGTTACATTTGTTGAAATTGTTAAGAACGCCGGTCTCAGGGGTCACCTTTTGGAATATATAAAGGGTGAAAAATTCAATCAATTAATCAAGTGGTTATATTATTATACAATAACACAATGTTTTCCCTTTTcccattttttcaattttatatattttccgTACGAAATCTCATGTTCTATGTTGTTCATCACACAATGAACCTGGAGGCCGAACTAGCTAGGTTAAAATAATCCAACGCAGTTTTCAATACAAAGATGAACATGCATTGCTTATGTTGTTTCATTCTTCCCTTATACATGAACCAGGAGGCCATTACATTAACAAAGTATTAAACCTCCCACTTAATTTTTGCCCCTTATTCTCACCTTTGATTCCTTAATTCATGAATATCATCTCTGTCAAATCTTGAGTCATTAGCATAATTGTTCTTAAAATTAAAGTAACTAAATTTTGCAAAGACTAGTTAAGGGCCCcttgacctttttttttttgaaattggccCCTTGACCTTAAATCTTGAGTCATTAGCATAATTCCTTAATTTTGCAAAGTTTAATTAAGGGCCCCTTGACCTTAATTGTTAAAGTAAGTAAATTTTGTTATTTGAATAAACTAGTATTGATCACGTGTCGTGCACAGATGGAATAGTAGTATTTTGTCGGCATACATCAGACCTTTTCATATTTCCTCCctcgtttttctttttgaaatacCTACGTATATCgcctatttaagtttttttattctACTCCTAGTTACATTCTAATTCCATTTTTTCCTAATTTGTGATGTTTTAAATCAATAtaccaaaaccattttaatctttCAGATATATATACGAATGAGTTGTCTATATGACCCATGAGGAAGTTTGGGTcaaataattcatcatccaatcacattggagataagtgagttggaaataaattaataaataaaatatagaaatttcaactatcttatcttcaatgtgattggatgatggttatttaacccaaacttttattgggtcatttagacaacacCTAAATATAAAGTTCATTTCTAAATCAatcctttaaaactatttgatatcaatttttttgatatttgatatcattttgaacgtaagatattacattcaatttttttattttttttatataaaaaataaccagaatcagtaaaaaaaaaactgtcaaAATCTTAATGGTAGAAATGTCATAattaacttttattaattattttaatattattaaaaaaattaaatgtcaaattaatataatagtagttattttcgaaaaaagtaacaattgacttttattaatttattataatgtcattaataattattaaatgcaatattaatacattaattattttcaaaaatatgaaattatttaatatttaaattctcaaaaaatcaaaaaatataaatatgacatcatttaCCTACTcattatagtatgagagagaaagctTAATGAGGGAATGACACTTGTCGGAGTTGCAACTTT
This portion of the Lotus japonicus ecotype B-129 chromosome 3, LjGifu_v1.2 genome encodes:
- the LOC130748608 gene encoding protein EPIDERMAL PATTERNING FACTOR 2-like, whose amino-acid sequence is MTTFSLGTHKLFLIVIFFMVVSVDWSLRVIPNHARLTSLQEEKAAIRDQKEEARQDNVGMELYPTGSTIPDCSHACGPCSPCKRVMVSFKCTIAESCPMVYKCICKGKYYHVPSNR